The proteins below are encoded in one region of Flavobacteriales bacterium:
- a CDS encoding M1 family peptidase, translating to MHRYFIFLITVVSASLLTAQEYFQQEVNYRIDVSLNDEEHSLSAYEEIEYINNSPDILDTLYFHIWPNAYRNNETALGKQKRAAGGKRKYLDAPHQQGWIDSLDFKVGGRPIRWDYHPDHIDICLLYLDEPLRPGASIQISTPFYIKLPKGTMSRLGHLEQAYQITQWYPKPAV from the coding sequence ATGCATAGGTATTTCATATTCCTGATAACGGTGGTCAGTGCTTCGCTTCTCACTGCACAGGAATATTTTCAGCAAGAGGTCAATTACCGAATAGATGTCAGCCTCAACGATGAGGAGCATTCACTCTCCGCCTATGAGGAGATAGAATACATCAATAATTCTCCTGACATCCTAGATACGCTCTACTTCCATATCTGGCCCAATGCGTATCGAAACAACGAGACCGCTCTGGGCAAGCAGAAGCGTGCGGCCGGTGGAAAGCGCAAATATCTGGATGCCCCGCATCAACAAGGGTGGATCGATTCCCTCGATTTCAAAGTCGGTGGTCGACCCATTCGCTGGGACTATCATCCGGACCATATCGATATCTGCCTGCTCTATCTAGATGAACCCCTAAGACCAGGGGCATCTATTCAGATTAGCACTCCATTCTATATCAAGCTTCCCAAAGGAACCATGTCCAGACTCGGACATCTGGAACAAGCCTATCAGATCACCCAATGGTACCCGAAGCCGGCCGTTTA